In Aquimarina spinulae, a single window of DNA contains:
- a CDS encoding SulP family inorganic anion transporter, which produces MLKRYFPVFQWLPDYKKKFLSGDIAAGLTVGIMLIPQGMAYAMIAGLPPVFGLYAALIPQVVYAIMGTSRQLAVGPVAMDSLLVASGLGALSLSGIEEYVTMAIFLSLFMGSIQFILGILKMGFLVNFLSKPVISGFTSAAAIIIGLSQLKHVLGAEIERSNQVHILLHNAFKTIDQTNFLTLGIGILAIVVIKIIKKINPKIPAALIVVILGIVGVYTSGIDDLGVKIVGAIPKGLPEFEIPIVEYSRISELVPIALTLALIAFMEAISVAKAVEEKHTEYEVDPNQELIALGASNIIGSLFQSYPTTGGFSRTAVNDQAGAKTGIAPIISAVVVGLTLLFLTPLFYFLPNAILAAIIMVAVFGLIDIKYPVVLFKNRKDEFGLLLLTFLITLIIGIKEGILSGVLFSLLILVYRTSKPHIAVLGKIKGTNYFKNITRFSNDIEIQPYILIIRFDAQLYFGNKDYFKKELYKQVDLKGKELNTIILNAEAINYIDSSAAHVLKQLVKELKNKGIQFIIAGAIGPTRDIIFSSGLIDTIGTENLFVKVYEAYDHCNNASKKTAIQEKISLQTKKTPSVT; this is translated from the coding sequence CAGGTCTTCCTCCTGTATTTGGGCTATATGCCGCATTGATTCCACAAGTGGTGTATGCTATTATGGGTACCTCGCGACAATTGGCAGTAGGCCCCGTAGCCATGGATTCTCTTCTTGTAGCATCGGGATTGGGAGCACTATCACTTTCGGGTATTGAAGAATATGTAACGATGGCAATCTTTCTCTCTCTTTTCATGGGAAGTATTCAGTTTATTTTGGGGATATTAAAGATGGGATTTTTGGTAAACTTCTTATCCAAGCCAGTTATAAGTGGTTTTACGTCTGCTGCTGCAATTATCATTGGACTTAGCCAATTAAAACATGTATTAGGAGCAGAAATCGAGCGTAGTAATCAAGTCCATATCTTGTTACACAATGCATTCAAAACCATAGATCAAACTAATTTTTTAACTCTGGGTATTGGTATTCTTGCCATTGTAGTTATCAAAATCATAAAAAAAATAAATCCAAAAATTCCTGCAGCGTTAATTGTAGTTATTCTTGGAATCGTTGGGGTTTATACTTCTGGTATAGATGATCTGGGGGTGAAAATTGTAGGTGCGATACCAAAGGGGTTACCCGAATTTGAGATACCCATTGTTGAGTATTCCAGAATTTCGGAGCTTGTGCCCATTGCTCTTACTTTGGCCCTTATTGCTTTTATGGAAGCTATTTCTGTAGCCAAAGCTGTAGAAGAAAAACATACAGAGTATGAGGTTGATCCTAATCAGGAATTAATAGCTTTGGGAGCGTCTAATATTATCGGTTCCTTATTTCAATCTTATCCAACAACAGGTGGCTTCTCCAGAACAGCAGTTAATGATCAGGCTGGTGCAAAAACAGGTATAGCTCCAATCATAAGTGCAGTCGTAGTTGGATTAACCTTATTATTCCTTACTCCTCTTTTTTATTTTTTGCCCAACGCGATTCTGGCAGCTATAATTATGGTAGCGGTATTTGGATTGATCGATATAAAATATCCTGTGGTACTTTTTAAAAACAGAAAAGATGAATTTGGTCTTCTCCTTCTCACCTTTTTGATTACTCTTATTATTGGTATTAAAGAAGGAATATTATCAGGAGTACTGTTTTCTTTATTGATATTAGTGTATAGAACTTCAAAGCCTCACATTGCAGTTTTGGGGAAAATAAAAGGAACCAATTACTTCAAAAACATTACTCGTTTTAGTAATGATATTGAAATACAACCATATATTTTGATTATTCGTTTTGATGCTCAACTGTACTTCGGAAATAAAGATTATTTCAAAAAAGAACTCTATAAACAGGTTGATTTAAAAGGAAAAGAGCTTAATACCATTATCCTTAATGCAGAAGCCATAAATTATATCGACAGTAGTGCTGCACATGTACTCAAACAACTTGTCAAAGAGCTCAAAAATAAAGGTATTCAGTTTATTATTGCCGGAGCCATAGGACCAACGAGGGATATTATATTTAGCAGTGGTCTTATCGATACTATAGGTACAGAAAATCTTTTTGTAAAAGTTTATGAAGCATATGATCACTGTAATAATGCAAGTAAAAAAACAGCCATACAAGAAAAGATTTCTCTTCAAACTAAAAAAACACCTTCTGTAACATAA
- a CDS encoding MBL fold metallo-hydrolase gives MKIEQIYTGCLAHAAYYIENNGEAAVFDPLREVHPYIDRAKEDNATIKYVFETHFHADFVSGHLDLSKKTGAEIVFGPSAKPGYHATIAEDGQIFEIGEYKIKVIHTPGHTMESTTYLLIDDQGKEHGIITGDTLFIGDVGRPDLAQHVVSELTEEKLAGHLYDSLRNKIMPLSDDLIVYPNHGAGSACGKMMSTETIDTLGHQKKVNYALREDMTKEEFIDALLTGLTAPPGYFPQNVLMNIKGYDSLDEVMDRAIRPLLPDAFEVVATETDALMLDTRNAEDFTKGFIPNSINIGLEGSFAQWVGEMIPDVKQKTLLITYPGKEKEAITRLSRVGYDNTIGYLTNGFDSWKDAKKEFEISKRITANEFEKSYTKEKPLVFDIRKKSEYDSEHIIDAINIPLNEINKHLAKFPKDKPFVLYCAGGYRSMIASSILKQRGWNQFVDVIGGFAEIAKTDVPKSEYICPTTML, from the coding sequence ATGAAAATAGAACAGATTTATACGGGCTGTTTGGCCCACGCTGCTTACTATATAGAGAATAATGGAGAAGCTGCAGTTTTTGATCCTCTTAGAGAAGTACACCCCTATATCGATCGTGCAAAAGAGGATAACGCAACAATAAAATATGTATTCGAAACCCATTTTCATGCAGATTTTGTGAGTGGGCATCTTGACTTAAGTAAAAAAACAGGAGCAGAAATTGTTTTTGGTCCCAGTGCAAAACCTGGATATCATGCTACCATTGCAGAAGATGGGCAGATTTTTGAAATTGGAGAGTATAAGATAAAAGTAATTCATACTCCGGGTCATACTATGGAGAGTACCACATACTTGCTTATCGATGATCAAGGAAAAGAGCATGGGATTATTACCGGAGATACATTATTTATAGGTGATGTAGGACGGCCTGACCTAGCTCAGCATGTTGTATCTGAGTTAACTGAAGAAAAATTGGCTGGTCATTTATATGATTCTCTTCGCAATAAAATCATGCCTCTAAGTGATGACTTGATAGTGTATCCTAATCATGGGGCCGGTTCTGCCTGTGGTAAAATGATGAGCACAGAAACTATTGATACTCTCGGACATCAGAAAAAAGTGAATTATGCTTTACGCGAAGACATGACAAAAGAAGAATTTATTGATGCTTTACTTACCGGATTAACTGCTCCTCCTGGGTATTTCCCTCAAAATGTTTTAATGAATATCAAAGGGTATGATAGCCTTGATGAAGTAATGGATCGAGCAATACGACCTTTACTTCCTGATGCTTTCGAAGTAGTGGCCACCGAAACAGATGCATTAATGCTTGATACCAGAAATGCAGAAGATTTTACTAAAGGGTTCATTCCTAATAGTATTAATATAGGTCTGGAAGGAAGTTTTGCCCAATGGGTGGGAGAAATGATTCCCGATGTGAAACAAAAAACACTACTTATTACCTATCCAGGAAAGGAAAAGGAAGCAATCACCAGATTATCAAGAGTAGGATATGATAATACCATAGGGTACCTTACTAATGGTTTTGATTCATGGAAAGATGCTAAAAAAGAGTTCGAAATTTCAAAGAGAATCACTGCCAATGAATTTGAAAAATCCTATACTAAAGAAAAGCCTTTGGTTTTTGATATTCGTAAAAAAAGTGAGTACGATTCAGAACACATTATTGATGCGATAAATATTCCCTTAAACGAAATTAATAAGCATTTGGCAAAGTTTCCCAAAGACAAACCCTTTGTACTATACTGTGCGGGAGGATACAGAAGCATGATAGCTTCCTCTATTTTAAAACAAAGAGGTTGGAATCAATTCGTTGATGTAATCGGTGGATTTGCAGAAATTGCAAAAACTGATGTTCCAAAATCAGAATATATCTGCCCGACTACAATGCTTTAA